The segment AGCGACGTCAGCAATTAGAGCAGTTAAAAAAACGCCAGGAAACCATTTTATTATATGAAGCGCCACATCGCTTAAAAGATACATTAAAGGATATGGAAGCGATTCTTGGCAATCGTCGCATTGTGTTAGCACGCGAACTTACAAAGAAATTTGAAGAATTTTTACGTGGTACATTGGCTGAAGCTGTAGAATGGGTTCAAACAGAGGAGATACGGGGCGAATTTTGTATTGTTTTAGAAGGAAATAGCAATGCTGAAGAGGAAAGTCAGGAAGAAGCCTACTGGCATTTAATGTCTGTTATTGAACATGTTGATTATTTGATGCATCAATCCAATAGTACATCGAAGGAAGCAATTAAAGAAGTGGCAAAACTGCGACAAGTGGCAAAACGAGATATTTACAATGAGTATCATAGTAACTAACAGTAAAGAGTTGCCTATATAGGTAGCTCTTTACTTTTGTATACAAAGGTCATTATAAGTAGTTTGTCATATGGGTATATTAAAATATATCGTAGTATTCTCTATAGAATGAAGCAAAAGAGAAAAACACCTAAACCACTGATTTGATTTAGGTGTAAAATGATTATTTTTTTAAGTTAGATTGAATTTCTTTTACTAACATTTCAGCGCCTTCTGGACTTAAAATTAATTTGCCTCCAACTAGACGAAGGTTATCATCTGAAACTTCACCAGTAACAGCACATGTCATATTAGGCATATATTTTTTTAAGATGATTTTATCATCATCCACATAGATTTCCAAAGCATCCTTTTCGGCAATACCTAGCGTACGGCGTAACTCGATAGGAATTACTACACGACCTAACTCATCGACTTTACGTACAATTCCTGTTGATTTCATAATAGTTTTCCTCCTAATTTATAAATGTTATATTGGTATTTCGTCAAATTTCGACATTTTTTCTTTGTCTGATAGTTATCATACCAAGTAATGCCATAAACGTCAATTAATTAATACACTAATATTATGATTTCTAAAAAATTTTTTAAGGAGAATGCATGATTTTTACTTATTTTAAAAGGTTTTTATTAAATATTTTTTTGACTAGTAAAAAGGATTCTTATTTAAGTCATTTAATGGATTAAATATATTATTCGACAATT is part of the Lysinibacillus sp. FSL K6-0232 genome and harbors:
- a CDS encoding AbrB/MazE/SpoVT family DNA-binding domain-containing protein yields the protein MKSTGIVRKVDELGRVVIPIELRRTLGIAEKDALEIYVDDDKIILKKYMPNMTCAVTGEVSDDNLRLVGGKLILSPEGAEMLVKEIQSNLKK